The Punica granatum isolate Tunisia-2019 chromosome 4, ASM765513v2, whole genome shotgun sequence sequence TTTCATCATATTTTTAAGAAGTAATTCATAAATGACCGAAAGGTCTATAGTGTACGCACAAGactagttttaatttttattattactttttttttggtcagaAGACTAGAATTTAGCATTAGACTTGACCGTTCAAAACCGATATAGCACAGATCCTAATATGAAACGTATCTCTTCTTTGAATTGTCCATCGAAGCAATCAGTCGACTGAAAATTCCTTCGTCAGAGATCAAAAACCAAGGAAGAGAAACACACAAAGTGCTGACTGGTAATGTCAAAAGACGGTGTCGTTTGCACTTTACCTCCACTTGTAAAAAAGTCTACGCGGGTCCCCCACATTGAAGCTTGAACAAAGTAGGCTACGTCCGAAGACAAAACTCATGAGAGAGAGGAACGAGAGCAGTATAATTCACATAATCTGGTCTGCTAACCTAAAAAATACAGGATTAATTCTAgtgatgaaaattttcatattgctTAATTAGGTCTTATGttttcttataataaaatttatgggtctcttttataatcgaaagaaaaaaactcaTGAAAGTCGTATAAGCAAGCTTGATGATTGATAACCCATATTTGataaatacataaatttcTTGCATCGTATTCAAGTAACTTTTCTTACTTGTATATAAGAATAAGCAGCTAGGAGTGAGTAGTTGAGAGTAtaataaggaagaaaaagaaatgcaaTTATTGTTGTTCcaatttattcatatatatatatatatatagtgtatGATATTTGCTTTCGCAATCCTGagactctttctttttcacttttcatttgtgtatatttatatacaagATACAGATATACATATGGAGTAAAAATATTCAGATGATACAAGCGACATTCAAAATGATTGGGTATATAATGTCTATCGTTACTCGTTAGTCAACTAGCGATCggagaaataaaaaaactttaaTAATTTGCATCTTTCAAGCATAAATCGGCAATCAATTctcttaaattaaataatatatctaattatttttcatgcGTGGAAATGTCGATATTGATCAGGTTAACTATGAACCACAAaagattataattattataacaaaatgattaaaaaaactcTAGGCTTTACAATatcttgattttattttttatttttagtccCTAACTCGTTGATGTATCCTTTGATAATCGAGCAATATcacaataaattaaaagagtAGCTCGATACATATTTTCACACTTCTCaccaaataatttatttaaattaatcaatacaattattttttcggttataatgAAGGCCCATGAACCAAATACAAAGAAAATCAATATCATTATTTTAACTTGTAGATTCACATAATAATCTATTAAAACTGAACATGATAAGTTTTTCATCTAGAAAGATAATAATGTtagtatatatactttcacaAAATTACTTTGCATACaattatatccatatataacGTGTTAGAAGAaggtatatttaatttataagtgCGTCGACCGTACAACTTCctactgtatatatatatatatatataatggccTGCAGGCTGCAAGATAATGCCAACATCGTGATGAACATCGTATGATATATACTATACCATATGCTGATGGTCTGCACCGGGGATCAGTCTCTTTCGTTCATCATGCGATGACATTACGCGCGTATGGTCAAGTTAGCATTACCTAAGCATATTGTGACATGTCTTCTGAAGTACGACGCCCGAGTCTCAATACGTATTGTCGTCTACAACTTGACCATGGCAGAATGGATCGAGCAGAGATCCTAATCTAACACGAGCAGTCAGTCTCTGACGTGTTTGGCCTTTGGAAAAATCAATCAACTGCAAATCTCTTGGACAGAGAAACGTAGTAATAGTCGAACTCCGATTGGCCGAGCCGGAAAGAAACGGCGTCGTTTTATTAGATTTCCTTCAAGCGTCCACGGTCGTTAAGGGCCCCTTACGCTGAACCAGGCCTCAACCACGTCCAGATACATAGCTCGCGAAAAGTCGTAAAGTAGCCCCAAGAAGTCACACACGTGTGAACCCCACGCTCTTGACCGAGGAAAGCTCCTGGGCTCTAGCGCCGAGCATAGAGTCGTCGTCCACGTCACCGTTGAGCTCTCACCGCCACGTGGCATCCTGACGTACAACCGCCCCATGCCCATAGCCCTGAGGCAATAACTTTTACAGAGAGAGAGCCAACAAGAAGCAGCAGCTTCTCTCCGGTTCTCTGGATCACTTAAATTGATCTGAATCCGATGATCCCTTGACATTAACGAACATTGTTTCCTCGGaatctgtctgtctgtctgtcagttgttttttttttccctctgtTAAAATGCAAATGGAGATGACCCTTCTTTCTCTCTGGTTTCTGTTTTCCCGGGAATAGTGTTTTTCAAGTGCTTCGACCGGGGAAAATAGTTGTCTTTGCAACAGAACAGAAAAGGGGCTTCTTTCCAACGCTTTCACTGATGAACGTAGACGGGTAAACGGGCCCCGTCCATCACATCACGTTGAATTTAACCCCACATCTCCCTTAAGGACCACCGTCGACTGTGGGGACCGACACCGAAGGTGGGATTCAACGGCGGCACTCTTATTTTTCTGCTACTTAAATATGTCTTTTTAGCACTTTCCTTCCAATTGTCTACGATCAAAGGTTTCACCTTTTCGCTGTGCAGAGACAGAATCGTGAGGAAAAGGAAGAGACTTTTGTGGTGGGGCTGTTGGTTCGTAATCTTAGCCTCTCCACTATCGATGGTTTCTATGAGAAGCATATGAACAAGTGAGAAGGTACACTTTATTCTCTAGAAACTCATGCGAATGAATCAATTTAAAagcttcctttttttaaaaaaaaatctttttccctttcattATTCTTGATCTTATGCTCGATGTTCGTTTGTAGAACCCTTGAATTATTGAGTTTGAGCTGAAATAAGGTAGACCCTGTCACAAAAGTGGAAGGTTTGGATGTCTCTTGTGATCATGTTTTTTTAATGGCTGATTATTTTAGTTCGTCTTTATATTtggtttatttttttcccatcTTGGCTTTCGGGATGCCCAAAAGGGGAAAcggcaaaaaaaaagtgtttctTTGTTCTTCTGTGTTGGGCAAAAAGAGTTGTTTAGTGTCTTCTTGGcattatttcatttaatattgTGTTGGTGGTATTTGTTACCGAATGCTGATCTGTTGCATTACATCACATTGCATTAAGTGGCGAAACAGTAAGTTCTTAGCTTTGTTGTCACGACGACCGGAGATTCATCCTTTTCCTTCAATAATATGTACACAGAAATCGATCCGAAGGGATCCTTTTGCACCAGATTGCATTTGATGCGAAATCGGATCAGCAGAACTCGGTCCATTGTCCAATGATATACAGTAAATTGTCAAGAAAACTTGCAGAGGAACTTAATAGGGATAAAATTGGGACAAGCAAGTTTAGTGGACTCTGGGGACAGGTGGATGGTGAGAAGTGTTTGCCTTGGAAAGTAGAAGATAGCTTTCAAGGAGTGAGTGATCAGTTTTTATTCCTTTCAAGTTGAATCAGTCTTTTGATCTCGAACTCGTCACTCGGATGAAAGGCTAATGGTGGTCCAATAACGACAGTGTCAAAATCCGGATTTAAGCCTCTGCAGTAAGTTAAGAAATTTCTCCCACGGTTTATATAGATGGATGGAAGTCTGCATCACATGCTTGTTTGTTTTCACTGAAGCAAAACGTTCAAAGGACTTTCGACACAGTATGAATATCAGAAAAAGGTGTCCTTTTCAGTTAATCGAATAGCATTCTCTGAAATTTCTTCCCATTATAAGAGTAAGCAACGGGTCAAAAGCGATGGGATAGGACTAGGTCATGGTTGCATTATACGATTCGACCTCTCTGGCTGCCTAGAATGCTTTCGAGGTCGAAACCTCACTCTTATGGTGAGTTGGATGATCCAAAGGTCGGTTGGTcaatgatataaaaaattgatttcttCATCAAATGAATTGAGACATTTAATAGATCCAGATTCATGTGAGTTTTTAATTAGTGGTGAATAGTATTCCTATGActgtctctctttctctttgctAGAGAAGTTTGACCCGAAGTTCTTATTTAAGCATAACATCTGCATGCTACCTCTTGCCCGTTGGagcttatttctttttattttaaagcCTCTTCTCATCCTTCTGCAGGAAAGCAGTCGGTAACGTTTTCCttttgcatgcatgttttctcGAGTTCAAACTGCTTTCCTTTGAAGTGCAACAAAGGAAATTTGATTAACAATAAATTggcaatatatttattttcgaAAGCAGTCATGTTTTAGTTGCATCTGGCAGCGTGTGTTTATCAGCTTTTGCTTGAGAACTTCATAGCTGATTTATTTTCGCTCATGTTTTCATGGAAAACCAAAATGCAGTTGAATTTATCGTCCCATGGCCATGGTGGGTCATTCGAGTGACGAGGAGAAGGACTCAAAACAGGCAGAGATTAAGAGCCAGGCGTCATCCCAATATTCAGCACAGAATGAGTGGCAAGTTCACAAGGTTGGGGTTCCTCCAAGGCAGCACCTGTTCAAGGAATTCGCCTCAACCGTAAAAGAGACATTCTTCGCAGATGATCCTCTGCGTCCCTTTAGGGATCAGCCCGGGTCTCGCAAGTTTGTCCTGGGTGTTCAGGCCATCTTCCCAATCTTTGAGTGGGGGAGAAGTTACAGTCTCAGTAAATTCAAAGGAGATCTCATTGCGGGTCTCACCATTGCTAGTCTCTGCATTCCCCAGGTAGGAAAAAGTCCTTGATAACTCCAAATAGCATTTGGAACATCTTGTATTTTAGATCCGACATCTTCAAATAGCCGTCAACAAAAAGATCAATCTTTCTGATATGATCAAGTGAAAATGTTTGTCTCTGTCTTTGCTTCACTTCTGTCCaagcttttcattttctttgtcCAACCACTTCCTTTCTCCATCTAATGAACTTTAACCCGAACAAACAGGATATTGGGTATGCAAAGCTCGCAAACTTGGATCCGCAGTATGGACTTTGTAAGCGGAATGTTAACCCAAAAATCTTGATCACCTTGGATTTTATCCAACCTCATATTAGATGTGCTGAACTCTTATTTTCTCCATCCAGACTCTAGTTTCGTTCCACCCTTAATCTATGCATTCATGGGAAGTTCGAGAGATATTGCCATTGGGCCAGTTGCAGTTGTCTCTCTATTGCTAGGGAGGTTGATTCAGAACGAAATTGACCCCACGACAAATCCACATGATTACCGAAGGCTTGCCTTCACCGCAACTTTCTTCGCCGGGGTAACTCAGGCCACTCTCGGTTTCTTCAGGTGAAAAACTAAGATTATCGTACCATGCTCTTGTGATCTCACCCAAAGCTTCAGTAGATAGAGTCACTGTGACTTTTAATAACGGTTCTCTTTTTTGCATTAATTTTAGGCTGGGCTTCCTGATAGATTTCCTGTCCCATGCTGCTGTTGTCGGATTCATGGCTGGTGCTGCCATTACGATTGCTCTACAACAGCTTAAGGGCTTTCTTGGCATAACGAAGTTCACTAAGAAATCAGATATTGTTTCAGTGATGCGCTCCGTCTTTCAATCAGCTCATCACGGAGTATGTTCTTATCTCTCCCACACAAACTAACCATGATATTAATTAGCTAGGTTCGATCAACTGAACTAACTCCATCGTAACCTTTCTTTTGCCAGTGGAACTGGCAAACCATTGTTATAGGAGCATCATTCTTGGGGTTCCTTTTGGTTGCAAAGTACATCGTAAGATACTTGGACTCTGGTTTATAGCTTTTTCCTCTTGTACAGGGTTGACGAGTAATCTCTGAATCCGGTTTAATGTTTTGTGCGACGAATCAGgggaagaagaacaagaaattCTTCTGGGTGCCTGCAATCGCCCCGTTGACATCAGTTATCCTGTCCACTTTCTTTGTGTACATAACCCATGCCGAAAAGGAAGGCGTCCAAATAGTAAGACCAAATCTTACGTGATGAAATACATGATTGCATTCATTGTGTTGGGTGGACTAATCTTTGCAACTAAAAATCTGCAGGTGAATCATATCAAGAAAGGAATTAATCCCCCATCTGTAAATGAAATATACTTCACTGGTGACTATCTCCTGAAAGGTGTTAAGATCGGAATCGTGGCTGGGATGATTGCACTGACGGTGGGGCAACCTCTCTTTGCTTCTATCTTCACTAGTTGTAACACTTTCCTAAGCATCTGCCTAATTCCCCCGCCCCCCCAAATACTAAATGACTTGAACAGGAAGCTATTGCAATTGGAAGGACTTTTGCTGCAATGAAGGATTATCAACTTGACGGGAACAAAGAGATGGTGGCTATGGGAGTGATGAACATCGTTGGCTCCATGACTTCTTGCTATGTGGCCACAGGTGATGATTTGCGTAAAAAAGACGATATCTATATCTTCTATGCACTTTAGATGAAATAGAATCTCATGTCAATCTCCATCAGGTCCTCTCCATGGAGAAAAGTATTACGTACTATAGGTATTGTAAGTgttgataaaatattttacgtgCATTTCTTACAGGTTCGTTCTCCCGATCTGCGGTTAACTACATGGCAGGCTGCAAAACTGCGGTGTCAAACATTGTGATGTCATGCGTTGTGTTCTTGACCTTGGAATTCATTACGCCCCTCTTCAAGTATACTCCTAATGCAATTCTTGCGGCGATTATTATATCTGCTGTGATCGGCCTGATTGACTTTGAGGCGGCCATCCTCATTTGGAAGATCGATAAGTTCGATTTTATTGCCTGCATGGGAGCCTTCTTTGGTGTAATCTTTGTTTCTGTGGAGATCGGGCTTCTGATTGCGGTAAGGATCCTCGATGTTTGGAGGGCCTCACTTTCAGTCTTTCGTCCTAATGGGAAGCGTGCTTATAAACCTTTCTTCTGTCTCACAACAGGTCACGATATCCTTCGCTAAGATCCTTCTGCAAGTCACAAGGCCAAGGACAGCAATCCTCGGGAAGCTTCCTAGGACAGCAGTTTACCGAAACATTTTACAATATCCAGAAGCAACTAAGGTCCCAGGGATTTTGATCGTCAGGGTCGACTCGGCAATCTACTTTTCCAACTCGAATTACATTAAAGAAAGGTGCATCCGCTGTTTCACCATGTCGAATTTCCATGGATCATAGGTCCAAGATTTCAGGCACTCAAAATCAATTGTTTCACTTGCAGGATATTGAGGTGGTTGACGGATGAGGAAGAACAATTAAAAGCAGCATATATGCCGAGATTACAATATCTAATAGTCGAGATGTCACGTAAGTAAATTTTTCTTATCGTTTTCACCGGACTTGTTCATTTCCATTTTCGCATGTCCCAACACCTTGATATCTTGGTCATTTACACTTTGTAACGATGAAATGTATTCTGCAGCTGTTACTGATATCGACACGAGTGGTATCCACGCATTTGAAGAGTTATACCGAAGCCTCCAAAAGAGAGATGTGCAGGTAACGAAATACTTTTTCCCGAGCAGTTATCTCACGTCATGTGCCTAGCTACTTTAATCTGGAAACACAAAGGACAGAGATATGCAACTTACCGGAATTCTCTCTCTCGTCGTTGCACAGCTTGTTCTGGCGAATCCAGGTCCAGTGGTGATCGACAAGCTGCACGCATCCAATTTCGCGAATCTGATTGGGGAGGGCAAGATATTCCTCACCGTCTCGGACGCCGTTTCTTCTTGCTCCCCGAAATTGGTGGAGGAAGCCTGAGAAGCAAAATAGGAAACGAATTTGTGCACGATAGAATAAGATTTAAAAGGAGCGGCTATCTGTACATTACTCAAAGCTCAACTCCAGCTGAGGGGCTAAAGGAAACCTGTCCTACTCAAAGCTCAACTTTAGAGTCCACGAAATCCCCACTTGATGTAACTTCAATTCAGGCCTGTGAATGAGCAATCAATTATCTTCCAAATCCGACTCGATGTTCGAATTTTTCATTGAGCGAAACAAAATTTCTTCTGCTTAATCGCATTACCTTACTGAAAAACGGAAATCTGGAAAATCTATCTCTAAAAACCAATCAAGTTGAGCTGAGGACTAACCCGGTTCAGACGCCCGAGGCTCTAAAGGACGAGAATGTCGGTTCGCTGCTAATCAAGCTGGCAAACATAAACCCGCTTCCCAGAGTAGAAATTCCTTGCTGTGGATGCTTAAACCTCTGGATAGGGAGGCCTAAGAGGCTCAGATATATGAGCAAATCTTCTACATGTGATGATATGGTATGACCTGCAAACGACGTCCCTCAAGTATTTTTATTCCCACTATCTCTCATGCGGGTCCATGGACTGCAAATTACACTCGTATTTGAATGCGCTGCGATCAACAAAACCAATCATATCATCGAAAATTGCGTAAAAATCTATAAAGCTATGCGGGAATTCGCAATATCCTAACATATTATAGTAGTGGTTTCATCGTCGACATCTTTTGGATCACTTTTGACATTTTGCTGTCTTTCTAGCTTTTGAGCGAACATTGTCCTCCAAGGTGACCAGATTCATTCATATCATGTCCCCATTGGGAAGGAAGTGCGACGCACCTCTTCTTATCAAGTAGCATCGTATCCATTTGCAGTTCAGGAATGTATCCATGGAGCTAATAAATGAGTCTAGATTCATTGAGTTTGAGCCCGGCCTCCGGAGGCCGAACTTCTGACCACATTATGCCATGCTTAGCTCAATAATTTCCCTCCAGTGAGTTTAGAATGCAAATATTCTAACGACTGCACCAATAATTTACGGGGCCACTCTGCTCCATTTCAGTCGATGAACTCAATGATTCCGAACCCAATCACAAAGCTGGGAATCGTACGTACTTTGCGACCGGAAGCTCAGGCCACAGGAACTTCGGCTTAACgaaatttattgattattgatgaaataattacaaatagtTTTCACGAAGAACATGTAAACTATCGACTGGTATTGAACTAACAGACGAACAAAAGCCTCTGCTCATTGGTAACCGGTCCTCCATCTATACTCTCCAGAAATCCTACGACCCTATAAATTAATATCGACTATATTAAAGAAAGAATCTACAGCTCGGGGAGACGATCTTAACCTCGTTTTTCCATGATGGTATTTTGCTTAGCATCAACCATCGATCTATCATGCACTAATATGCACAGCCGAATGCATTCAATTAAGCACCTTCAGGAGTTCATTGATCAAATTCGCTCGACTCGATGGATCCACCTGCATTCAGTTGACAAAGTCAGTTGTAGGATCACACAAGCACTTCGATTATTCGGTAGATGAACTGCTATGACAGAAACTTCCAACAGAAGAATAACAGAATTGCTAATGAAGCAAAGATATGGCATGATTTACCTTGCTTAGAAGGGCAGCAAGACCTTGTGGCAGAGCTTGCAGATCCAACGTTGAGTCACCGATTCTCGTCAACTGCAGCAAAACCTTCTGGGCTCGCAATTCCTTGAGCTGCTCTTCATAATTCCTGGGGTCATCCTTCCACGAAAAGAAAGCCTCATCGTCCACCCAAGCATCTCCTTCTGCCTTCCCTTTTGCATGGTCTGAACTTAAGAACCAGTTCTTTATCATGTCAATCGCTGAACTATGAGATAGCCGATCGCCTGCAGCTTCTCTGACAGTCCTCACAAGCAAAGCCTCAGAAATTCTTCGATAAAGTCTCTTATAGAAGAAATAGCGTGATTTCTTCCAATCGATGACTTCCCTTATCACCCCCTTCGCGGCCATCCTAAGTGAAGTATCATGGAGTTCCGCGAATTTTGTGGCTATTTGGGTGTAAACAGGCAGAAGGGTCCTCTCTCGAGCCTTAATTTTCTGTTGCAACTCCTCGACCATTGCTCTACAACCGGCGGATCTTGATTCTTCGAGCTTTGTCCTCAGATCGATTAGCTCCCTATCAAGCCTTCCCATGCATTCCAACAGCTCCCTTGTCTTGAACTTGATCTCGATCATGCCCTCAGGCTCGAGCACATTGCCCTTAGCCGTCCGGTCAGCATACATCTCAATGTGGTCAGAGTTGATTCGACTGTCAACAACCACCCAGGCCCCACCACGGAGCTCTCCCATCATTGGGATGTAAATAAACACGGGTTGCTTATAGGTCCGGAGATTTTCCACTATTGTGGATCCAGCTTGAAGTATCCCCTCGAACAGGTCCCTCTGCCCACCTGAGAAGCCCCGCCAGTTGGCAAGGATGAACAGTGGCAACTCTTCTCGGTTAAAATCGAGCAGTGCCTGGGCTGTCTTGGTGGCAGAATCAgggaaccaaacttgacctgCCTGTGGGACCACCCGCTCGTGGGAATCCAGCTGACCCGGGTCAGCAGGAATCACTTGCATCACTGTCTGGGTCTCAACTGCCACTATTCCCACAGGAATACCCCCGAGCTTGGCCCTGCCCGTTACAACCGTCCTGGCCCAGCCCTTCAAGGTTTCAACAAAGCTATCCTTGTCAAAAATTCCTCCTGCCCACTTCCCCGTGCTATCCAAAGAACCGCAAATGGCAGCCCGAGGATCGCATGAATTCTCTGCAACATACTCCACGGGCCTCTCTGGAGGATCCAACGAACTGGACATGGGAAGTGGGCCTCCCACATGGGGAGGAACGTAGCTCAGCCAATTCAAGATCGCCGAGACCCCTTCAAGATCGTCCGAGACTGTGAGATGGACCACACCATTAGTGGCCATGATCTTGGGCCCACCAAGCTGCATGTGGGAGCTGTACACCTCACGGCCCAGAAGTTTGTTCAGTGCAGAGAAGCCAGTCAAGATAATGGGCTGATCGAGCCTCTGAATGCACCTCATCCCAAGCCGAGCAAGGTAAGCCCCAATTCCTACAGTCCTTCCCGTCACGTATGTTAAGGTAAAAGTCTCCTTGTATGCTTTCGAGTAGGCACTGGCAATTGCCCCACTTCCACTTAAATTCTCAACTCCAAGACCATCCTCCTTCCCTACAACAGTATCAATAACCCACCGAACTTCCCCATCTGGCATTTTCAACTCATGGGCAAGCACTGATGTTGAAATCTCAGAGAAATCCTCAGGGGTCAAGTACACATACTGGAATCCACGCTCAGGGTTCGACTCATCCGACCATCCAATCCTGAACCGGGCTTTGACTTCCTCGGCGACCCCCAACCGCGCCCCTGAGTTTGCAGCCAAGTATATCAGGGGTAATTTCTCGGCACATGCAAGCTCCGTCACTGCATGGAAGAAGGCGTCCTCTCTGGGACCAAATGAACCCGCCTTGAAGGTGACGTCATTTGCAACGATGTATACTCTCCTCCCAGAAGGGAATTCAGGAGTGTACATCTCCATGAGCCAAGCCACCATGCCCACATCATTGTTCCCGGGTTCACGGACCACAGGGACGAGAGGAGTGCCCCAGGTCCCACTTCTGTCAGCAAACTTTAGCTCGGTCACTCTTACAAGATTTTTTTCCTTGGGCTTTTTGCTGTAGCCTGGAACCTGGGATGCCCATACCTGCTCCAGGGATGTGTGGAATGCCTGCAAGCACAAATATATCCACATTAATAAATTCAAGTACGGAGCAAATCCAACATCCTCCTCCTGTTTTCTTTAGAAGGCAGAGGCTTCTCCTCAAAACATAGACTATATTTCATCTTCtaagaaattaaaacaaaaacagaTATCTGGAAGTATTTTCTAAAACCCAGTGGACATTTATGCTGAATATGCAAGGGTCAAATTAGGTACTCACAAGAGGGAAGTCGTAGCAGTAAGTGGTTCCATTTGCTCTGGCAGAGAGACGTTTCCTTTCAAGAGCTCTCAGAGGTTTATACTGTGCATTAACCAGCACACCATGCAAAGGGCCCTGGGAAGATATGGAATGATACATCACTCCGTGTTTGCCAGTATCCTCTAACTCACGGTAGatctgtatttcatcagtaGCTCATGATCAgataatgaagaaaatttatatatcctAAACTTTTGTCATGAATTAATGTTGAAATAAGACAAACTTACATGGGTTGTGCATGTATGTCCTGTCACATTTGTGACCACGAATCTCCACGCACCGTTTGCAGGCCCCGAAGATGCGATCCAGAGCTTCACTTCCCACTCACAAACACCTAACCTATACATTCCCACTCCAACGGATGCATGAATTTCATGCGCCAATTCATCCAATATAACTTCAACCGCAGACTCTTCTTTCTCTGCATCCACCTCAATTCTCCTGAAAATATTCTCCACATAAGACACATGGCAATGAAACCATAACAATAGAAAAAGCAAAATATGATGAGGAAAAGAGCCATTTACTTGATGAAAGGCATGAGATCACCAAGTTGTTGCTCCTGCACAACATAGAGGTACATGTGGGCGTAGTCATATTTCCCTTTCGCATTATGGGCATTGAGTTCCAGCTCTTCCAGTGCCACCAGTAATGATCTCAGAATGCTCCTGGAAGTGTATGACATGTTCTCAGAGCCCACAGGTACCATGTCCATGCCCTGATAAGTAGTGAAATTGCTGCTCGCTGCAGGCTGCCTCACGAGTGTCCTGAGGAACATCCTCTGGATGGGCAGGGGCTTGTCTGAAACTGTGTAGAGATGCCACTGGCGGTCTCTAGAGGGAGTGTAGCGGATATTCTCATAACCCTTGAGCTTGTCCTGTATTGTATGATATTAGGTGAActtgttaaaaaataataataataaaggcaagcttattcataaaaatctaaaaataactaaGCTAACGAACCAATTCGAGGTAAATTGATAGAGGTGGCTCCAAATGCCGTAACAGTGCATCTTcctcaaagtaggatttttcTGCTGCCCAGTGAAATGAGTGCCTCATTGGTGCCCGGCCTTCGTCCCTCTGTATGATGCAGCTGATTACTCCAACACCAGAGCTTCGGAGACTCGCGCTTAGCTCCCGCTCTTTAAGAATCTTTGCTAACTTGTTAATTCTTTCTTGCGCCTGATCCTCATCACCACTGCAAATCAAATGCAGATGACAGATAAATATTACAGTCGAcattaacataaaattaaaataaaatgataaattaattcaaaactaaaaataaaggACACCAATGGGTAAATTTGCTGTCAGGATAGTATGAAACATTAGGAAAACAAacatacattaaaaaaatattacttgcTAACTTTGCTGATCTTATGGTCTGTTTGGCCCAGGGAAGCAAAGAAAGCTTCTCtagttttccattttcttttccataaaTGAGGAATAAGGAAAACACATGTTCTATATCCTTTAAAAGACATGTTTTACCTTAAATCTTATGGAAGGTAATAAATATAACATGTATTTGTCcttattctctatttttttcaaaagaaaaaattaggaGCACTTTTccactttctttctctctttaaagaaaaagaagagaatgaTAAACCTGATTGGGTTGCCTCTTACAACAAGGATGCCATTATAGAGTGTCTTATGGTGAAATCTGATACCccttttttcctaattttattcg is a genomic window containing:
- the LOC116204678 gene encoding sulfate transporter 1.3 gives rise to the protein MAMVGHSSDEEKDSKQAEIKSQASSQYSAQNEWQVHKVGVPPRQHLFKEFASTVKETFFADDPLRPFRDQPGSRKFVLGVQAIFPIFEWGRSYSLSKFKGDLIAGLTIASLCIPQDIGYAKLANLDPQYGLYSSFVPPLIYAFMGSSRDIAIGPVAVVSLLLGRLIQNEIDPTTNPHDYRRLAFTATFFAGVTQATLGFFRLGFLIDFLSHAAVVGFMAGAAITIALQQLKGFLGITKFTKKSDIVSVMRSVFQSAHHGWNWQTIVIGASFLGFLLVAKYIGKKNKKFFWVPAIAPLTSVILSTFFVYITHAEKEGVQIVNHIKKGINPPSVNEIYFTGDYLLKGVKIGIVAGMIALTEAIAIGRTFAAMKDYQLDGNKEMVAMGVMNIVGSMTSCYVATGSFSRSAVNYMAGCKTAVSNIVMSCVVFLTLEFITPLFKYTPNAILAAIIISAVIGLIDFEAAILIWKIDKFDFIACMGAFFGVIFVSVEIGLLIAVTISFAKILLQVTRPRTAILGKLPRTAVYRNILQYPEATKVPGILIVRVDSAIYFSNSNYIKERILRWLTDEEEQLKAAYMPRLQYLIVEMSPVTDIDTSGIHAFEELYRSLQKRDVQLVLANPGPVVIDKLHASNFANLIGEGKIFLTVSDAVSSCSPKLVEEA